One window of the Lactococcus lactis genome contains the following:
- a CDS encoding LacI family DNA-binding transcriptional regulator, whose protein sequence is MRKVTIKDVALQTGLSVSTISRVFNNYGDISDKTIKKVNLAAKELGYTPNSAAKQLSSKKKKIIALILNEINVTPGVAMPLEVLGGVVDNLDKTDYEFVFYATNSTKQKQKSLKQFCNERDITGLIIQGLRISDPYYQELATFDLPTVAIDLDIENDKVGTVSTDNVKAAFEMTRLLIDSGHKNIIFINGTKVATVAQERETGYLAATDNSQIFYANFSETEAYQWAIDYAKNKGFKKEDAVFAASDIMAIGIIKAFRKLNLVNQVAVAGFDDITLASYITPSLTTVRQDVSKITEYAVKDLICQIESGEVKHRFVPFQIIERESTNMNMS, encoded by the coding sequence ATGAGAAAAGTAACAATTAAGGATGTTGCGTTACAAACAGGTTTATCCGTGAGTACAATTTCTAGAGTATTTAATAATTATGGCGATATCAGTGATAAAACAATCAAAAAAGTTAATCTTGCAGCTAAGGAATTGGGCTATACTCCAAATAGTGCAGCAAAACAACTCTCGAGTAAGAAGAAAAAAATTATTGCTTTAATTTTAAATGAAATAAATGTTACACCTGGAGTAGCAATGCCTTTAGAGGTCTTAGGTGGAGTGGTTGATAATTTGGATAAGACGGATTATGAATTTGTTTTTTATGCCACAAATTCAACCAAACAAAAGCAAAAAAGTTTGAAGCAATTCTGCAATGAGCGTGATATTACGGGATTGATTATTCAGGGATTACGTATTTCTGACCCTTACTATCAGGAACTGGCAACTTTTGATTTGCCTACTGTTGCGATTGATCTGGATATAGAAAATGATAAAGTTGGAACAGTTTCAACTGATAATGTTAAGGCCGCCTTTGAAATGACTCGTTTATTGATAGATTCAGGTCATAAAAATATTATTTTTATTAATGGAACTAAAGTGGCAACCGTTGCCCAAGAACGTGAGACCGGATATCTTGCAGCAACTGATAATTCACAAATTTTTTATGCAAATTTTTCCGAAACTGAAGCGTATCAATGGGCAATTGATTATGCTAAAAACAAAGGATTTAAAAAGGAAGATGCAGTTTTTGCAGCTTCTGATATTATGGCAATTGGAATTATAAAGGCATTTAGAAAGTTGAATTTAGTCAATCAAGTCGCAGTCGCTGGTTTTGATGATATTACACTTGCGAGTTATATTACCCCTTCTTTAACGACAGTTCGGCAAGATGTTAGTAAAATCACGGAGTATGCAGTGAAGGATTTAATCTGTCAAATCGAGAGTGGAGAGGTTAAACATCGGTTTGTTCCTTTTCAAATCATTGAGCGCGAAAGTACGAATATGAATATGAGTTAA
- a CDS encoding DNA polymerase III subunit alpha has product MFAPLNTKTEYSFLDSVVKVDDYLETAHRLGYQTVGICDVGNLHAAFRFVRKAQKFNLQPIISIELNFEWRGLPIAFSFIAKDTEGYKNLLRISTLHNYGRRQFSDIQNHLSGIALIIPETYGSLSELTELSSVADEAFIGIDQLTDKGAKFNLPTLPFPAIRYLNFADNEILAILHAVRDGVSFDESLTISSNELLQRPEAYETYFQKYFPQALKNLSALTAKIAYQFDEKLELPRFDKKRQAVEHLREEATLGLSARLEEKNLLTEVSSVNLQDLSVYQERLEKELSVIHQMGFDDYFLIVADLLRYAREQEIYCGMGRGSAAGSLVAYVLGITQVDPVQHNLFFERFLNPERVAMPDIDIDMPDDRRAELLAYMKNRYGSDHVAQIVTFSTLGKRQALRDVGKAFGMTEAELSNLTRMLVRRFGTLADEYENNQRFKAEVLKNGKLKRIYEVARRIEGMPRQTSTHASGVVLSEESLVNYVSLKPSEDLALTQYEAPDVEAIGLLKIDFLGLRNLTIISRLRDLVKRRQKIDIDPLKINLEDEDTLALFRAGNTMGIFQFENPQMRRFLRNLAPSKFDDIVDATSIFRPGPSQFIPQFVARRHGKEIVPTVDDSISEILKPTYGIMIYQEQIMQVAQAFAGFSLGKADLLRRAISKKKGSELEKLREDFLDSASHNGHSKEKAEEIYDLIERFANYGFNRSHGFAYGALAFQIAYFKAHFPDEFYEIQLRDRKREVMILDALENGFEIEKPSINLMKIGDFVKNKKIRLGLAHVQGISRDLAKWIVENQPYKDLADFVEKLPNNFHKKENILPLIQIGAFDYADSNRGKLAYNLADHANLLNYYSDDIFMASSGGGFAYHEAEDYSETEKYDFEKNLLGIGVTPHPLQNLARRFEGNFTPLAQLVKNRRMTILVEINYIRTHRAKTGQTMAFLTVSDSRENFDVTLFPEIYRQFSSELEQGKFYLISGKVTERNDELQLVADRISPALETDRKLWLNLKDEKYNQKISQILREFPGSHQVILHYSNLKKTIQTKIYVEESEILQKRLEGYVIGIVYK; this is encoded by the coding sequence ATGTTTGCACCCTTGAATACAAAAACTGAATATAGTTTTTTAGATAGTGTCGTTAAAGTTGATGACTATTTGGAAACGGCGCACCGTTTAGGTTATCAAACGGTTGGAATTTGCGATGTTGGGAATCTTCATGCTGCTTTTCGTTTTGTCAGAAAAGCTCAAAAATTTAATTTGCAACCCATTATTAGTATTGAGCTAAATTTTGAATGGCGGGGTTTACCAATTGCTTTTTCTTTTATTGCTAAAGATACTGAAGGTTATAAAAACTTACTTCGGATTTCGACGCTTCATAACTATGGACGCCGTCAATTTTCTGATATTCAAAATCATTTATCAGGAATCGCCTTGATTATTCCTGAAACTTACGGAAGTTTGAGCGAGCTGACAGAACTTTCGTCAGTAGCTGATGAAGCTTTTATTGGGATTGATCAACTGACAGATAAAGGGGCTAAATTTAATTTACCAACACTTCCTTTTCCTGCTATTCGCTATTTGAATTTTGCTGATAATGAAATTTTAGCAATTTTGCATGCAGTGCGTGATGGAGTTTCTTTCGATGAAAGTTTAACAATCAGTTCTAATGAACTTCTTCAAAGACCAGAAGCTTATGAGACTTACTTCCAGAAATATTTTCCACAGGCTTTGAAAAATCTGTCAGCATTAACAGCAAAGATTGCTTATCAGTTCGATGAAAAATTGGAGCTTCCTAGATTCGATAAGAAGAGACAGGCAGTTGAACATTTACGAGAAGAAGCGACTTTAGGTTTGTCAGCTCGACTTGAAGAAAAAAATTTACTGACAGAAGTCTCGTCAGTAAATTTGCAAGATTTGTCAGTTTATCAAGAACGTTTAGAAAAAGAGTTGTCAGTCATTCATCAAATGGGATTTGATGACTATTTCTTGATTGTCGCGGATTTGTTGCGTTATGCCCGTGAACAAGAAATTTATTGTGGAATGGGGCGTGGTTCAGCGGCCGGTTCTTTAGTTGCCTATGTTTTAGGAATTACACAAGTTGACCCTGTTCAACATAATCTTTTCTTCGAACGTTTTTTGAATCCAGAACGTGTTGCCATGCCCGATATTGATATTGACATGCCAGATGACCGTCGTGCTGAATTATTGGCCTATATGAAAAACAGATATGGTTCAGACCATGTCGCACAAATTGTTACTTTTTCAACCTTGGGTAAAAGACAGGCGCTTAGAGATGTTGGTAAAGCTTTTGGAATGACTGAAGCTGAATTATCCAATTTGACTCGGATGCTTGTGCGTCGTTTTGGAACTTTGGCTGATGAGTATGAAAATAATCAACGTTTTAAAGCTGAAGTGTTAAAAAATGGAAAATTGAAAAGAATTTATGAAGTCGCAAGACGAATTGAGGGAATGCCCCGTCAGACTTCAACACACGCTTCAGGTGTCGTTCTTTCTGAAGAATCTTTGGTGAATTATGTATCATTAAAACCGTCAGAAGATTTGGCTTTGACGCAATATGAGGCGCCAGATGTTGAAGCAATTGGACTTTTGAAAATTGACTTTTTGGGATTACGTAATTTAACAATAATTTCTAGATTACGTGATTTGGTGAAAAGACGTCAAAAAATTGATATTGATCCACTAAAAATAAATTTGGAAGATGAAGACACATTGGCCCTTTTTCGGGCTGGAAATACCATGGGAATTTTTCAGTTTGAAAATCCACAAATGCGACGTTTTTTAAGAAATCTTGCCCCAAGTAAATTTGATGATATTGTTGATGCAACTTCAATTTTCCGTCCTGGTCCATCACAGTTTATTCCACAATTTGTTGCTCGACGACATGGGAAAGAAATTGTGCCTACTGTGGATGATTCTATTAGTGAAATCTTAAAGCCAACATACGGAATTATGATTTATCAGGAGCAAATTATGCAGGTGGCTCAAGCTTTTGCTGGCTTTTCTCTTGGGAAAGCTGACCTTCTTAGACGAGCAATTTCTAAGAAAAAAGGGTCTGAGTTAGAAAAGTTGCGTGAAGATTTCTTAGATTCAGCAAGCCATAATGGCCATTCTAAAGAAAAAGCAGAAGAAATCTATGACTTAATTGAACGTTTTGCTAATTATGGTTTTAACCGTTCACACGGTTTTGCTTATGGGGCACTTGCTTTTCAAATTGCTTATTTTAAGGCACATTTTCCTGATGAATTTTATGAAATTCAATTACGTGATCGCAAACGTGAAGTAATGATTTTAGATGCGTTAGAAAATGGGTTTGAAATAGAAAAACCAAGCATCAATCTGATGAAAATTGGCGATTTTGTAAAAAATAAAAAGATTCGTTTAGGATTGGCTCACGTTCAAGGAATTTCTCGTGATTTAGCAAAATGGATTGTTGAAAATCAACCCTACAAAGATTTAGCAGACTTTGTCGAAAAATTACCTAATAATTTTCATAAAAAAGAAAACATTCTCCCTTTGATTCAGATTGGAGCCTTTGATTATGCAGATTCAAATCGAGGGAAATTAGCTTATAATTTGGCTGACCATGCTAATTTATTAAATTATTATAGTGATGATATTTTTATGGCAAGTTCTGGTGGGGGCTTTGCCTATCATGAGGCAGAAGATTATTCAGAAACTGAAAAATACGATTTTGAAAAAAATTTATTAGGAATTGGGGTAACACCACATCCTTTGCAAAATCTAGCTCGCAGATTTGAAGGTAATTTTACACCTCTTGCTCAACTTGTGAAAAATAGGCGAATGACTATCTTGGTTGAAATCAATTACATTAGAACGCATCGGGCTAAGACAGGGCAAACAATGGCCTTCTTAACAGTATCTGATAGTCGTGAAAATTTTGATGTGACACTTTTTCCAGAGATTTATCGTCAATTTTCAAGTGAACTTGAACAAGGAAAATTTTATCTCATCAGTGGAAAAGTAACAGAACGTAATGATGAATTACAGCTGGTTGCTGACCGAATAAGTCCAGCTTTAGAAACGGATAGAAAACTTTGGCTAAATTTAAAAGATGAGAAGTATAATCAAAAAATTTCACAAATTTTGCGTGAATTTCCGGGCTCTCATCAAGTGATTCTTCACTATTCAAATTTGAAAAAAACAATCCAAACAAAAATTTATGTGGAAGAATCGGAGATTTTACAAAAAAGGCTGGAAGGGTATGTTATTGGTATAGTATATAAATAA
- a CDS encoding RDD family protein translates to MRILFFVQRFLATLIDLIIVYLPVLLLVQLIFTYKEVGGIGNFLAAILFVLYNLISESSFQGKTIRKFFAKLKVKTISTDLLEVCQREMAKLLYFLPMVGWIFVLFSVVMYFVNGQFLHDKIGRSEVTVSD, encoded by the coding sequence ATGAGAATATTATTTTTTGTACAACGTTTCTTAGCAACCTTGATTGATTTAATCATTGTTTATTTGCCAGTTTTACTTCTTGTTCAGCTTATTTTTACCTATAAAGAAGTGGGTGGCATTGGGAATTTTTTGGCAGCTATTCTCTTTGTTTTGTACAATTTAATTTCAGAAAGTAGCTTTCAGGGAAAAACAATTAGAAAATTTTTTGCTAAATTAAAAGTGAAAACAATATCAACAGATTTATTGGAAGTGTGTCAGCGTGAGATGGCTAAGTTACTCTATTTTTTACCAATGGTTGGTTGGATTTTTGTCCTTTTTAGTGTGGTTATGTATTTCGTAAATGGTCAGTTTTTACATGATAAAATTGGAAGAAGTGAGGTGACAGTTAGTGATTAA
- a CDS encoding glycoside hydrolase family 65 protein: protein MYYNEKNLWQVEQKGFDERYLGKSEATMALGNGYFGSRSSEEEAYIGEKRDTFVAGTFNSFDENEVTELPNVPDMWGMEFVINDQRFSLTQGLVRNYSKRLNLKNGELSREFIWELNDIKLKFIFQRFISKKRQHLQVSHLELSNLTDRAVSIKIHSGINGQVSNEGSQHFTDGEKGLMNGKFIQMMSMTTHSKIQFVQTVEHKFDIRVSERPETGRRAFFMNYNFELAADSSFTVEKRGSVYTSLDNDLESQDLNVIRKQAVHELENIEKLTYQELLTESQLAWQKIWEKHPIKIESENFRDQLAIRFAKYHLHVMAPAHNEHMNIGAKGLSGEGYKGHTFWDTEVFMLPYFNFTHPEIAKNLVTYRYLGLDGAHKKAKVNGYEGAQYPWEAANPDDGEVTPVWGAADIVSGQSIKIWSGFIEQHITSDVAFGIKQYIDVTGDKVFEVEKAYEILIDTAKFWASRLEYIQEDDSYEIRNVIGPDEYKEHVNNNAYTNYTAHWNVNFAIDLIQKLKSQKPDIYDKLDQKFNLNLLTENLSEKVDKIFLPKATADGIIPQDDTYLSKKILDLQKYRDSDGVDSLFHDYNLEQVNQMQITKQADVLLLMLLFEGLFDKEQKLKNFDYYEPKTTHDSSLSLSTHAILSADLGKLEQSYDFFNKAINIDMGEYMKSSDAGIHAASLGGIWQMIVFGYGGVRMIESQLRIEPHLPKKWKVLEYGFDYHGEAIHVELTKDKMNLSKENNDHVISFMNKGQKYLLKNQLTIKM from the coding sequence ATGTATTACAACGAAAAAAATCTTTGGCAGGTTGAGCAAAAAGGATTTGATGAGCGTTATTTGGGAAAATCAGAAGCTACAATGGCTTTGGGGAATGGTTATTTTGGGAGTCGCTCTAGCGAAGAAGAAGCATACATTGGTGAGAAACGAGATACTTTTGTAGCAGGAACTTTTAATTCATTCGATGAAAATGAAGTCACTGAATTACCTAATGTTCCTGATATGTGGGGAATGGAATTTGTTATTAATGACCAACGATTTTCGCTGACACAAGGCCTTGTCAGAAATTATTCTAAACGTCTGAATCTTAAAAATGGCGAACTAAGTCGAGAATTTATTTGGGAATTAAACGATATAAAGTTAAAATTCATATTTCAAAGATTTATATCAAAAAAACGTCAGCACTTGCAGGTCAGTCATTTAGAACTTTCTAATCTTACTGACAGAGCCGTCAGTATAAAAATACACTCAGGAATTAACGGACAAGTTTCCAACGAGGGCAGTCAGCATTTTACTGACGGTGAAAAAGGGCTGATGAATGGCAAATTTATCCAAATGATGTCAATGACAACTCATTCCAAAATTCAATTTGTACAAACGGTCGAGCATAAATTTGACATAAGAGTATCAGAGAGACCAGAAACTGGACGGCGTGCTTTCTTTATGAATTATAATTTTGAACTTGCCGCAGATAGTTCATTCACTGTTGAAAAACGAGGGTCTGTTTATACTTCACTTGACAATGACCTTGAAAGTCAGGATTTGAATGTAATACGTAAACAAGCGGTTCATGAATTAGAGAATATAGAGAAGTTGACTTATCAGGAACTTCTAACAGAATCGCAACTTGCTTGGCAAAAAATTTGGGAAAAACATCCGATAAAAATTGAATCTGAAAATTTCCGTGACCAATTGGCTATTAGATTTGCCAAATATCATTTGCACGTCATGGCACCCGCACATAATGAGCATATGAATATTGGTGCAAAAGGACTTTCTGGGGAGGGTTACAAGGGACATACATTTTGGGATACTGAAGTTTTCATGTTGCCTTATTTTAATTTTACACACCCAGAAATTGCTAAAAATCTTGTCACTTATCGTTATTTGGGACTTGACGGTGCGCATAAAAAAGCAAAAGTCAATGGATATGAAGGTGCCCAATATCCCTGGGAAGCAGCTAATCCTGATGATGGGGAAGTCACTCCTGTTTGGGGAGCAGCCGATATTGTGAGTGGGCAGTCGATAAAAATTTGGTCAGGATTTATTGAGCAGCATATCACATCGGATGTAGCTTTTGGAATCAAGCAATACATTGATGTCACAGGGGATAAAGTTTTTGAAGTGGAAAAAGCTTACGAAATTTTAATTGATACTGCAAAATTTTGGGCCAGTAGACTGGAGTATATTCAGGAAGATGACTCTTATGAAATTCGGAATGTAATTGGACCTGACGAATATAAAGAACATGTCAACAACAACGCTTATACCAATTATACTGCCCATTGGAATGTTAATTTTGCCATAGATTTAATTCAGAAATTAAAAAGTCAAAAACCCGATATTTATGACAAATTAGACCAAAAATTTAATTTGAATTTACTGACAGAAAATCTGTCAGAAAAAGTTGATAAAATTTTTCTACCAAAAGCGACAGCTGATGGAATTATTCCACAAGATGATACTTATCTTAGTAAAAAAATATTAGATTTGCAGAAATATCGAGACTCTGATGGAGTTGATAGTCTTTTTCACGATTATAATTTGGAGCAAGTCAACCAAATGCAAATTACAAAACAAGCTGATGTCTTACTTTTGATGTTACTTTTTGAAGGATTATTTGATAAAGAACAAAAATTGAAAAATTTTGATTATTATGAGCCTAAAACTACTCATGATAGTAGTTTAAGCCTTTCTACACATGCTATTCTTTCGGCGGATTTGGGAAAATTAGAGCAATCTTATGATTTCTTTAACAAAGCCATAAATATTGACATGGGCGAATACATGAAGTCGTCAGACGCAGGCATTCACGCGGCAAGTCTTGGAGGAATTTGGCAAATGATAGTATTTGGATATGGTGGAGTGAGGATGATAGAAAGTCAATTACGCATTGAGCCTCATTTACCAAAGAAATGGAAAGTTCTGGAATATGGGTTTGACTATCATGGAGAGGCTATTCATGTAGAATTAACTAAAGATAAAATGAATTTGTCAAAAGAAAATAATGACCATGTTATTAGTTTTATGAATAAAGGTCAAAAGTATCTTCTAAAAAATCAGTTAACAATCAAAATGTGA